Proteins from a genomic interval of Quercus robur chromosome 9, dhQueRobu3.1, whole genome shotgun sequence:
- the LOC126698846 gene encoding G-type lectin S-receptor-like serine/threonine-protein kinase At1g11410 isoform X2, with the protein MMNPAKGSTSFLLLSLLLVYPIYTSLDTITPDQPLKDGDGQLLLSNQKTFALGFFNPDSSSHRYVGIWYNQITELTVVWVANRDAPLNDTSGVLSINGTRNLVLHTQNRTTPIWSTNVSFSISSTNNSMATLLDIGNLILVQKDSQPVTITWQSFDYPTNTLLPLMKLGLDRLTGLNRFLTSWKSKDDPRIGNYSYQIVTAGYPQACLYVGQTLFWRAGSWTSLGWSGVPKMTSNYFNLSFVNNQDETTVMFSVFSNVAEPKVIVKMVVDESGILQRSLWQETTWVKYWSSPIEVCDKYLKCGPNSYCDPHNLVLFGCKCFPGFEPKSSYDCMREKQRVSMCNNGEGFVKLAHMKVPDTSIAHADMSLGMKECEQKCLRNCSCMAYASANESEGGIGCLTWQGDLVDTRTYSDAGQDLYIRVDAVVLETRHRTYSDSADSTLTYFEYSPSRRDLDGTRRNSNLPLFYLRTIIAATNNFSIANKLGQRGFGPVYKGLLQNGMEIAVKRLSKCSGQGIEQFKTEVALIAKLQHRNLVRILGCCIHKEEKMLIYEYLPNKSLDSFIFDEIKRSCLDWGIRFEIICGIARGILYLHQDKRLRIIHRDLKASNVLLDNALNPKISDFGMARIVGGDQIEANTNCVVGTYGYMSPEYAMQGLFSIKSDVYSFGVLLLEIITGKKNITYHHDGPSSNLIGHVWDQWREDNSMKMVDPLLDEAYLANEVSRCIQIGLLCVQEHATDRPTMSSVIFMLGNDTHLPSPKRPAFILMGTYNSTDRSTSAASNSINEITLSKIEGR; encoded by the exons ATGATGAATCCTGCTAAAGGGAGTACatcatttcttcttctctcccttCTTCTTGTTTACCCAATCTACACTTCCCTTGACACCATAACACCAGACCAACCCCTCAAGGATGGTGATGGTCAACTTCTACTCTCAAACCAGAAAACCTTTGCACTTGGGTTTTTCAACCCCGACAGTTCCAGTCACCGCTACGTTGGAATTTGGTATAACCAAATCACCGAACTAACCGTTGTGTGGGTTGCAAACAGAGATGCTCCTCTCAATGATACCTCAGGAGTCCTCTCCATCAACGGTACGAGAAACCTTGTACTCCACACCCAAAACCGAACCACTCCTATTTGGTCCACcaatgtttctttttctatctcATCCACAAATAATTCTATGGCTACGCTCTTAGATATAGGAAATCTTATTTTGGTTCAAAAAGACAGCCAACCTGTTACAATTACATGGCAAAGTTTTGATTATCCCACCAATACTTTGCTTCCGCTTATGAAACTTGGGCTAGACCGGCTGACCGGGTTGAACCGGTTCCTAACATCTTGGAAGTCCAAAGATGACCCGAGAATTGGCAACTACTCATATCAAATAGTTACAGCTGGGTACCCTCAAGCATGCTTATACGTGGGTCAAACTCTATTTTGGCGTGCTGGATCTTGGACTAGCCTAGGATGGAGCGGTGTACCCAAAATGACATCAAATTACTTCAATCTTAGCTTTGTCAATAATCAAGATGAAACCACCGTTATGTTCAGTGTATTTTCAAATGTAGCTGAACCCAAAGTTATTGTTAAAATGGTGGTGGATGAATCAGGAATTTTGCAACGATCCTTATGGCAAGAGACTACATGGGTCAAATATTGGTCCTCCCCAATAGAGGTCTGTGATAAGTATTTGAAATGCGGTCCAAATAGTTATTGTGACCCACACAATTTGGTCCTTTTTGGGTGCAAGTGCTTTCCTGGATTTGAGCCTAAGTCATCTTATGATTGCATGAGGGAAAAGCAACGAGTGTCCATGTGCAATAACGGAGAAGGGTTCGTGAAGTTGGCACATATGAAGGTGCCGGACACTTCAATAGCACATGCAGACATGAGTTTGGGTATGAAAGAGTGTGAGCAAAAGTGTTTGAGAAATTGTTCTTGTATGGCTTACGCAAGTGCAAATGAGAGTGAGGGAGGGATTGGTTGCTTGACATGGCAAGGGGACTTGGTGGACACAAGAACATATTCTGATGCAGGACAAGATTTATACATACGTGTGGATGCGGTTGTATTAG AGACGAGGCATAGAACATATTCAGATAGTGCTGACTCCACTTTAACATACTTTGAATACTCTCCGAGTAGAAGGGACCTTGATGGAACTagaagaaattcaaatttgccattattttatCTAAGAACCATAATTGCAGCTACAAATAACTTCTCTATTGCTAACAAGCTTGGCCAAAGGGGTTTTGGCCCAGTTTATAAG GGTTTGCTACAAAATGGAATGGAAATAGCAGTAAAAAGACTATCAAAATGCTCTGGACAAGGAATAGAACAATTCAAAACAGAAGTTGCACTAATTGCTAAACTCCAACATAGAAACCTTGTTAGAATTTTAGGTTGTTGCATTCACAAAGAAGAGAAGATGTTGATCTATGAGTACTTGCCAAATAAAAGCTTGGACTCTTTCATTTTTG ATGAAATAAAAAGGTCTTGTTTAGATTGGGGAATTCGATTTGAGATTATTTGCGGAATTGCTCGAGGGATCTTATATCTTCATCAAGACAAAAGATTAAGAATTATCCATAGAGATTTAAAGGCCAGCAATGTTCTACTTGACAATGCATTGaatccaaaaatttcagattttggtATGGCTAGAATTGTTGGAGGAGACCAAATTGAAGCTAATACAAATTGCGTTGTTGGAACATA TGGTTATATGTCACCAGAGTATGCAATGCAAGGATTATTTTCAATAAAGTCTGATGTATATAGCTTTGGGGTATTGCTGCTAGAGATCATTACTGGCAAAAAGAACATTACTTATCATCATGATGGTCCTTCCTCAAATTTGATTGGACAT GTTTGGGACCAATGGAGAGAAGACAATTCCATGAAAATGGTCGACCCATTACTAGATGAGGCATATCTTGCTAATGAAGTTTCAAGATGCATTCAAATTGGGCTTTTGTGCGTGCAAGAACATGCAACAGACCGGCCAACCATGTCATCTGTTATTTTCATGTTGGGTAATGACACTCATCTTCCTTCTCCAAAACGACCTGCGTTTATTTTGATGGGTACTTACAATAGTACAGACAGATCAACTAGTGCAGCATCTAATTCTATAAATGAAATAACACTTTCTAAAATTGAAGGTCGTTAA